One stretch of Cottoperca gobio chromosome 18, fCotGob3.1, whole genome shotgun sequence DNA includes these proteins:
- the naa38 gene encoding N-alpha-acetyltransferase 38, NatC auxiliary subunit isoform X1, translating to MATMIEENGPSTHEQSEVSPSSQARQKLEGLLNKNMRIRMTDGRTLVGLFLCTDRDCNVILGSAQEFLKSTDIFSQGEPRVLGLAMIPGHHVVSIEVEADSLEDTQRFGANR from the exons ATGGCAACAATGATTGAGGAAAATGGTCCTTCGACTCAT GAGCAGTCTGAAGTGTCCCCGTCGTCCCAGGCCCGGCAGAAACTAGAGGGGCTCCTTAACAAAAACATGAGGATCCGCATGACAGACGGACGGACTCTGGTGGGGCTCTTCCTCTGCACAGACCGAGACTGCAACGTGATCCTCGGATCAgctcaggagttcctcaaatcCACAG ACATATTCTCCCAGGGTGAACCCCGCGTCCTGGGCCTGGCCATGATCCCCGGTCACCACGTGGTATCCATCGAGGTGGAGGCGGACAGTCTGGAAGACACGCAACGATTTGGAGCAAACCGTTGA
- the naa38 gene encoding N-alpha-acetyltransferase 38, NatC auxiliary subunit isoform X2, producing MATMIEENGPSTHQSEVSPSSQARQKLEGLLNKNMRIRMTDGRTLVGLFLCTDRDCNVILGSAQEFLKSTDIFSQGEPRVLGLAMIPGHHVVSIEVEADSLEDTQRFGANR from the exons ATGGCAACAATGATTGAGGAAAATGGTCCTTCGACTCAT CAGTCTGAAGTGTCCCCGTCGTCCCAGGCCCGGCAGAAACTAGAGGGGCTCCTTAACAAAAACATGAGGATCCGCATGACAGACGGACGGACTCTGGTGGGGCTCTTCCTCTGCACAGACCGAGACTGCAACGTGATCCTCGGATCAgctcaggagttcctcaaatcCACAG ACATATTCTCCCAGGGTGAACCCCGCGTCCTGGGCCTGGCCATGATCCCCGGTCACCACGTGGTATCCATCGAGGTGGAGGCGGACAGTCTGGAAGACACGCAACGATTTGGAGCAAACCGTTGA
- the naa38 gene encoding N-alpha-acetyltransferase 38, NatC auxiliary subunit isoform X3, whose product MATMIEENGPSTHSEVSPSSQARQKLEGLLNKNMRIRMTDGRTLVGLFLCTDRDCNVILGSAQEFLKSTDIFSQGEPRVLGLAMIPGHHVVSIEVEADSLEDTQRFGANR is encoded by the exons ATGGCAACAATGATTGAGGAAAATGGTCCTTCGACTCAT TCTGAAGTGTCCCCGTCGTCCCAGGCCCGGCAGAAACTAGAGGGGCTCCTTAACAAAAACATGAGGATCCGCATGACAGACGGACGGACTCTGGTGGGGCTCTTCCTCTGCACAGACCGAGACTGCAACGTGATCCTCGGATCAgctcaggagttcctcaaatcCACAG ACATATTCTCCCAGGGTGAACCCCGCGTCCTGGGCCTGGCCATGATCCCCGGTCACCACGTGGTATCCATCGAGGTGGAGGCGGACAGTCTGGAAGACACGCAACGATTTGGAGCAAACCGTTGA
- the dnajc3b gene encoding dnaJ homolog subfamily C member 3b: protein MESCRRTGLSGVLCSLSLLCVILDIQLDGVLGATHVEIEHHLEMGRKLLAAGQLAEALSHYHSAVEGDSKNYLTYYKRAAVFLAMGKSKSALPDLTKAIQLKPDFLAARLQRGNILLKQGSTQEAREDFEAVLQRSPDHEEAQDQLMKANELEELQEEAHAAYHQGDYSSTISVLERVIEISHWDPESRELRAECYIRMGDPQKAILDLTPTTRLRNDNRAAFLKLSMLHYSLGDHHESLNHIRECLKLDQDDKECFSHYKQVKRLSKQLDSAEELIQQDRYQEAINKYQSVMKSEPNIPYYTNLAKEKICFCLVKINFALDAIDVCSEAHQRDPRNANVLRDRAEAYILNQEYEKAVEDYLEAKEFDSEGERIDLKEGLDRAQKLLKISRKRDYYKILGVGRTANKQEVIKAYRKLALQWHPDNFQLETEKKEAEKKFIDIASAKEVLTDPEMRQKFDAGEDPLDPENQQGGGQGWPHPFNPFESGGSFHFKFHHN, encoded by the exons ATGGAGTCGTGTCGGCGGACTGGACTCAGCGGGGTCCTGTGCTCCTTGTCGCTGCTGTGTGTCATCCTGGACATCCAGCTGGACG GTGTCTTAGGGGCGACGCATGTCGAGATCGAGCACCACTTGGAGATGGGCCGCAAACTTTTGGCTGCTGGTCAGCTGGCTGAAGCCTTGTCCCACTACCACTCTGCTGTGG AGGGAGACTCTAAGAACTACCTGACCTACTACAAGCGAGCTGCAGTGTTCCTGGCTATGGGAAAATCCAAATCTGCCCTGCCAGACCTCACCAAAGCCATCCAGCTCAAACCTGACTTCCTGGCT GCCAGGTTACAAAGAGGGAACATTCTGTTAAAGCAGGGCAGCACACAGGAGGCGAGGGAGGACTTTGAAGCAGTG CTGCAGCGCTCCCCAGACCACGAAGAAGCTCAGGACCAGCTGATGAAAGCAAacgagctggaggagctgcaggaggaggccCATGCTGCGTACCACCAAGGGGACTACAGCTCCACCATCTCCGTCCTGGAGAGAGTcattgag ATCTCTCACTGGGATCCTGAGTCGCGGGAGCTTCGTGCGGAGTGTTACATCCGAATGGGGGATCCACAGAAAGCCATCCTGGATCTGACGCCGACCACGAGGCTGCGCAACGACAACCGCGCTGCCTTCCTGAAGCTCAGCATGCTGCACTACAGCCTCGGGGATCACCACGAGTCACTCAA TCACATCCGGGAGTGTCTGAAGCTGGACCAGGATGACAAAGAGTGTTTCAGCCACTACAAGCAGGTGAAAAGGCTGAGCAAGCAGCTGGACTCTGCAGAAGAGCTAATTCAGCAGGACAG GTACCAGGAAGCAATTAATAAGTATCAATCCGTGATGAAGTCGGAGCCCAATATCCCATACTACACCAACCTGGCCAAAGAGAAGATCTGCTTCTGCCTCGTCAAG ATTAACTTTGCTCTGGATGCCATAGACGTGTGTTCAGAGGCTCACCAGAGAGACCCCCGCAACGCCAACGTCCTCCGAGACCGCGCCGAAGCTTACATCCTCAACCAGGAGTACGAGAAAG CGGTGGAGGACTACCTCGAGGCGAAAGAGTTTGACAGCGAAGGCGAGCGCATCGACCTCAAAGAAGGGCTGGATCGAGCGCAGAAACTGCTCAAAATCTCTCGTAAGAGGGACTACTACAAGATCCTCGGTGTCGGCAG GACGGCAAACAAGCAGGAGGTCATCAAGGCGTACAGGAAGCTGGCGCTGCAGTGGCACCCCGACAACTTCCAGTTAGAAACGGAGAAGAAAGAAGCGGAAAAGAAGTTTATCGACATCGCGTCGGCTAAAGAAGTCCTCACCGACCCAG AAATGAGGCAGAAGTTCGACGCAGGCGAGGATCCCCTGGACCCGGAGAACCAGCAAGGCGGAGGACAGGGCTGGCCTCATCCCTTCAACCCTTTTGAGTCCGGCGGCAGCTTCCACTTCAAGTTCCACCACAACTAG